A single genomic interval of Carassius auratus strain Wakin unplaced genomic scaffold, ASM336829v1 scaf_tig00214025, whole genome shotgun sequence harbors:
- the LOC113090843 gene encoding CD9 antigen-like, whose product MTLIITGTLISLVGVLGNLGACSFKISALNLYSGLLCLLIIINIAVGVAAFVRSGQMSDELLEFHRKLYTKSPDDRSKSETMILKVLHKTFDCCGIDGSTGKSEDTCPEGISQKDGKFPNCPNVIQDMFNSKAPLVLVGFLGIAGIMMLALVCSVIFSRYISKNPPSSGTNSELERLHNECIENLRDNLISFCK is encoded by the exons ATGACGTTGATTATCACCGGTACTCTGATATCACTGGTCGGTGTTCTGGGCAATCTTGGTGCATGTAGCTTCAAAATATCTGCTCTTAATTTG TATTCTGGCCTGCTTTGCCTTTTGATCATCATAAACATTGCAGTAGGTGTGGCAGCCTTCGTAAGGAGTGGACAA ATGTCAGACGAGTTGTTAGAGTTCCACCGCAAGCTCTACACTAAGAGTCCGGATGACAGGAGTAAAAGCGAAACCATGATCCTCAAAGTATTGCATAAAAct TTTGACTGCTGTGGCATTGATGGATCGACTGGCAAGTCTGAAGACACCTGTCCAGAAGGTATCTCCCAGAAGGATGGCAAATTTCCT aACTGTCCCAACGTGATCCAGGACATGTTCAACTCCAAAGCGCCTCTGGTGTTGGTTGGGTTTCTAGGGATTGCTGGAATCATG ATGTTGGCCCTGGTGTGCAGTGTCATCTTCAGCAGATACATCTCAAAGAATCCTCCATCTTCTGGAACCAACTCCGAGTTGGAACGTTTACATAACGAATGTATTGAGAATTTGCGTGATAACTTAATTTCGTTCTGTAAATAA